TGAACGGGCCGTCATCCGTGCACGAAAAAAGGGGGCCGCATGGCCCCCTTTCGTGATTCGCCGTTTGAGATATCCCTACATGCCCAGCGAAGCCAGCAGGTCGTCCACGGAGGCCTGGCTGGCGTCCATCTGGGGTCCCTTGAGCTCGCTGACCTTGCGGACGGCCTCGGCCTCGATGAGGTCCAGGTCCTTCTCGGGGGTCTCCTCGTGGGCCTTCAACTTGAAGCCCGTGGAGAGGTAGAGGTCCAGCACGATGGCCTCCACGTTCTTGATGGCCCCGATGATGCGCTTGATGCGCTGGCCGGTGAGATCCTGGAAGGAGAGGGTGGTCATGATGCTCATGAGGTCCTCGTTGAGGGTGTCGCTCATGGAGCGCAGCTCGGCCAGCTGCTCCTTGGTGACGCCGCCGGACTTCAGGCTGTGCAGGATCTTGTTGGATTCGGCCTGCATCTCCAGGTGCTTCTCCACCACGTCCATGATCTCGCCGGTGGCCTGTTCGGTGGTGGCCAGGATCTTGTCCAACTGGTCGGCGGCCTCGCTGAAGAGCTGGTCAGCCCGCTTCTTCTCCTTGGTGATCTCGTTGCCGTCGCCGTCCTGGCGGGCGTTGGCCAGCTCCTTGTAGATGGACTGCAGGCCCGTGCGCATGTTGTCGCTCAGGCGCTTGTAGAACTCGCTCTGCAGAAGCGACCGGGTGAGCGTTTTGGACAGCTCGGTCTCCACGGCCTGGGTGATGGACGCCTTGAGGTTGTCCACCATCTCGTCCATGAGCTTGTCCATGATGTTTTCAATCGCCGCTTCGCTCTG
The window above is part of the Fundidesulfovibrio soli genome. Proteins encoded here:
- a CDS encoding protein phosphatase CheZ produces the protein MVQSEAAIENIMDKLMDEMVDNLKASITQAVETELSKTLTRSLLQSEFYKRLSDNMRTGLQSIYKELANARQDGDGNEITKEKKRADQLFSEAADQLDKILATTEQATGEIMDVVEKHLEMQAESNKILHSLKSGGVTKEQLAELRSMSDTLNEDLMSIMTTLSFQDLTGQRIKRIIGAIKNVEAIVLDLYLSTGFKLKAHEETPEKDLDLIEAEAVRKVSELKGPQMDASQASVDDLLASLGM